One part of the Oceanihabitans sp. IOP_32 genome encodes these proteins:
- the rpmD gene encoding 50S ribosomal protein L30, which yields MAKIKVTKVKSAINRTLRQKRTLEALGLKKMGQVKEHEATPNILGMVAKVSHLVSVEEA from the coding sequence ATGGCAAAAATTAAAGTAACAAAAGTTAAAAGCGCAATTAATCGAACGCTAAGACAGAAAAGAACTTTAGAAGCTCTTGGTCTTAAAAAGATGGGTCAAGTTAAAGAGCACGAAGCTACGCCTAATATACTTGGTATGGTTGCAAAAGTTTCACATTTAGTTTCTGTAGAAGAAGCTTAA